A DNA window from Helianthus annuus cultivar XRQ/B chromosome 15, HanXRQr2.0-SUNRISE, whole genome shotgun sequence contains the following coding sequences:
- the LOC110910867 gene encoding cytochrome P450 716B1, whose product MKEIIAEEVGKSIEGSLSGFIDKIQSTVLSLVEERVKRLEDTVNLMKDKTGERKGCSYKEFMACKPPIYNGEVDPIICQRWISDIEGVFERTHCEVGDFVAYGTGQLRNQAKDWWDNKKKEMGAEAARVMTWDEFKVPFLKHHSPKAVINRIKEEFIQLRQKGETIDKITGIFMDKLRFCDELVTTEEQKIYYYYNMLSAEYREFMTPLKYETLTEIINTAREREIELKKQVERGERRAHDVNPSPTKKARTGESGKKVVVKGGSPSCKICGKGHKGECRFKDKPCPICNKTGHTASLCPGKVSVCYNCYQPGHKKSECPDLVGKRDAKESPAEAPKAKARSFQLTAAEAKTEPDVVSAMVIMILLLLLILVTTYFLFHHKKYNSQLPPGSLGPPVIGQSLSLLKALKADRIEKWFQERITTHGPAWKASLFGYPTVVLHGPSANKFIYTCDGNLLSNTQPPSLSRIFGSKNILELSGNDHKRVRAAIVSFPKVEVLKQYVAKVDEEIRHHLQTHWHGKHEVQVQPLMKTLTFNMICSLLFGIERGPQREKMLPLFQYMMGGVLSIPINLPFTKYNRAIMARKKLVPMILHLIHEKRDALKEQTKQGDPHKDLITSLLSIRDDDGSKMMSEEEIIDNAITVMIAGHDTTSVLLTFFVRLLANNKSIYSTIFREHQEISSNKASEEALTWEDLTKMKYTWRVATEILRINPPASLTFRRTNQDIEYGGFIIPKGWQVLIAMSMTHMDDSLFQNPTMFDPTRFEKHVPSPPPFSYVPFGGGPRMCPGNEFVKTETLVLIHRLVTTFTWELLKKDESFKRVPMPEFDQGLLVKVKPLSETTLSCEA is encoded by the exons ATGAAAGAAATAATTGCTGAAGAGGTAGGAAAGTCAATTGAAGGCAGTCTATCCGGGTTTATAGACAAGATTCAAAGCACGGTGTTATCGCTCGTAGAAGAACGAGTTAAAAGGTTGGAGGATACTGTCAACCTTATGAAAGACAAAACTGGAGAACGCAAAGGGTGTTCGTACAAGGAATttatggcgtgtaaaccgccaatctaCAACGGGGAGGTTGACCCGATAATTTGTCAAAGATGGATAAGTGATATTGAAGGGGTGTTTGAACGGACCCATTGTGAAGTAGGCGACTTTGTCGCCTACGGAACGGGTCAATTGAGGAACCAAgctaaagattggtgggataacaaaaagaaggaAATGGGAGCCGAAGCGGCGAGGGTTATGACTTGGGACGAGTTTAAAGTACCATTCCTTAAACACCACAGTCCCAAAGCGGTTATCAATAGAATCAAAGAAGAATTCATCCAGCTGAGACAAAAGGGTGAAACAATCGATAAGATCACGGGCATCTTTATGGATAAGCTCAGATTTTGTGACGAGTTAGTCAccactgaagaacaaaagatatattACTATTACAACATGCTGAGTGCTGAGTACCGGGAATTTATGACTCCGTTAAAATACGAAACCCTCACGGAGATTATCAACACCGCCCGGGAACGGGAAATCGAGTTAAAGAAACAAGTGGAAAGAGGTGAGCGAAGGGCACAtgatgtgaatccaagccctacaaagaaagcCCGAACGGGAGAATCGGGAAAGAAGGTGGTTGTTAAAGGTGGGTCGCCAAGTTGCAAAATCTGCGGGAAGGGACACAAGGGGGAGTGTCGATTCAAAGACAAGCCATGCCCCATATGTAATAAGACGGGGCACACGGCCTCGCTATGCCCGGGAAAAGTATCAGTGTGCTACAATTGCTATCAACCCGGCCACAAAAAGTCCGAATGCCCGGACTTAGTTGGAAAGAGAGATGCTAAGGAGTCTCCAGCAGAAGCCCCCAAAGCGAAGGCTAGGTCCTTCCAACTTACTGCAGCTGAAGCAAAAACAGAACCcgatgtggtttcag CCATGGTTATAATGATTTTGTTGTTATTGCTGATTTTGGTTACAACTTATTTCCTTTTCCATCATAAGAAGTATAACAGTCAACTACCACCTGGTTCGTTGGGACCGCCGGTGATAGGGCAAAGCCTCAGCCTTTTAAAGGCCTTGAAGGCTGACAGGATcgaaaaatggtttcaagaaagaATAACAACCCATGGTCCGGCTTGGAAAGCAAGTCTTTTTGGATACCCGACGGTTGTTTTGCATGGTCCAAGTGCAAATAAGTTCATATACACTTGTGATGGGAACCTACTCTCCAACACACAACCACCATCACTCTCTAGGATCTTTGGTTCCAAAAATATATTGGAGTTGTCCGGAAATGATCACAAACGAGTCAGAGCGGCCATAGTTTCATTTCCTAAGGTTGAAGTGTTGAAGCAATATGTTGCCAAAGTAGATGAAGAAATCCGACACCATCTACAAACTCATTGGCATGGTAAACATGAGGTCCAG GTACAACCCTTGATGAAGACCTTAACGTTCAATATGATTTGCTCTCTTCTTTTTGGGATTGAAAGAGGACCCCAAAGAGAAAAAATGTTACCACTTTTCCAGTATATGATGGGAGGTGTGTTATCAATTCCAATCAATTTGCCTTTCACCAAATACAATCGTGCGATTATGGCAAGGAAGAAACTTGTGCCGATGATTTTGCATCTTATACACGAGAAGagggatgcacttaaggaacaaaCTAAACAAGGCGATCCTCATAAAGATCTAATCACTTCGTTGCTTAGCATTCGTGATGATGATGGATCAAAAATGATGTCTGAAGAGGAGATCATAGACAACGCTATTACTGTGATGATTGCAGGACATGACACGACCTCCGTCCTTCTTACCTTCTTTGTTAGGCTTTTAGCAAACAACAAATCTATCTACTCTACTATTTTTCGAG AACATCAAGAAATTTCTAGTAATAAAGCATCTGAAGAGGCTTTAACATGGGAAGACCTGACTAAGATGAAGTACACGTGGAGAGTTGCAACTGAGATACTACGGATAAACCCTCCTGCGTCCTTAACCTTCCGACGAACTAATCAAGATATTGAGTATGGAGGATTCATAATTCCAAAAGGATGGCAA GTGTTGATAGCAATGTCCATGACACACATGGATGATAGTCTTTTCCAAAATCCAACCATGTTCGACCCTACTCGTTTTGAGAAACATgtaccatcaccaccacctttTAGTTATGTGCCATTTGGTGGTGGGCCGCGAATGTGTCCTGGTAACGAGTTTGTAAAAACGGAAACTTTGGTCCTGATTCATCGTTTGGTGACAACATTCACTTGGGAGCTACTTAAGAAAGACGAGTCCTTCAAGAGAGTTCCAATGCCAGAATTTGATCAAGGGTTGTTAGTTAAGGTCAAACCGTTAAGTGAAACCACATTGTCGTGTGAAGCATGA
- the LOC110914837 gene encoding cytochrome P450 716B1, producing the protein MELSANDHKRVRAALVSFLKLEVLKQYVAKVDVEIQHHLQSHWHGKHEVQVQPLMKTLTFNIICSLLFGIERGPQREKLLPLFHAMIEGVLSVPINLPFSKYKRAIIARKKLVPMIIHLIQKKKEALMEQNQGDIPHKDLITSLLSIRHDDSSTMTSEEEIIDNIIVVMIAGYDTTSVLLTFFVRLLASNKSIYSTIVQEQQEISNSKAPEEALTWEDLTKMKYTWRVATELTRINPPVALSFRRAKQDIEYGGFIIPKGWQVMISMSMTHMDESIFQNPTMFDPTRFEKHAPLPPPFSYMAFGGGPRMCPGFELAKMETLVMIHRLVTTFTWELLKKDESFKRVPMPEFDQGLLVRVKPLKLRNQGVL; encoded by the exons ATGGAGTTGTCGGCCAATGACCACAAACGAGTCAGAGCGGCCCTAGTCTCTTTCCTTAAGCTTGAAGTGTTGAAACAATATGTCGCGAAAGTAGATGTAGAAATCCAACACCATCTTCAAAGTCATTGGCATGGGAAGCATGAGGTCCAG gtgcaacccttgatGAAGACCCTAACCTTCAACATAATTTGCTCGCTTCTTTTTGGGATTGAAAGAGGACCCCAAAGAGAGAAATTGCTACCGCTTTTCCATGCTATGATTGAAGGTGTGTTATCAGTTCCTATCAATTTGCCTTTCAGTAAATACAAGCGTGCAATCATAGCAAGGAAGAAACTTGTGCCGATGATTATACATCTTATACAAAAGAAAAAGGAGGCCCTTATGGAACAAAATCAAGGAGACATACCTCATAAAGATCTAATCACTTCATTGCTTAGCATTCGTCATGATGATAGCTCAACAATGACATCCGAAGAGGAGATCATTGACAACATCATCGTTGTGATGATAGCAGGATATGACACCACCTCCGTCCTTCTTACCTTCTTCGTTAGGCTTTTGGCTAGCAACAAATCTATCTACTCTACTATCGTTCAAG AACAACAAGAAATTTCCAATAGTAAAGCGCCTGAAGAAGCTTTAACATGGGAAGACCTCACCAAGATGAAGTACACATGGAGAGTAGCAACTGAGTTAACGCGGATAAATCCTCCTGTGGCTTTGAGCTTCCGACGGGCTAAACAAGATATTGAGTATGGAGGATTCATAATTCCAAAAGGATGGCAA GTGATGATATCTATGTCCATGACACATATGGATGAGAGCATTTTCCAAAATCCAACCATGTTCGACCCTACACGTTTTGAGAAACATGCACCATTACCACCACCTTTTAGTTACATGGCGTTTGGAGGTGGGCCGAGGATGTGTCCTGGCTTTGAGCTCGCAAAAATGGAAACTTTGGTCATGATTCATCGTTTGGTGACAACATTCACTTGGGAGCTACTTAAGAAAGACGAGTCCTTCAAGAGAGTTCCAATGCCAGAATTTGATCAAGGGTTGTTAGTTCGGGTCAAGCCCCTCAAATTAAGAAACCAGGGCGTCCTATGA
- the LOC110913351 gene encoding cytochrome P450 716B1 → MIGQTIGLLKAMKTDRVEKWIQERITNHGPVWKASLFGHPTIVLHGPAANKFIYTCEGLTNTQPPSLSRIFGPKNVMELSGNDHKRVIAAIVSFHKVEVLKQYVAKVDEESRHHLQMHWHGKHEVQVQPLIKTLTFNIICSLLFGIERGPKREKFLPLFHDMVKGLLSIPINLPFTKYNRAIKARKKLVPMLIHLIHEKREALKEQNEQGDPHEDLITSLLSIRDDNGSTMMSEEEIIDNIIAVMFAGYGTTSVLVTFFIRLLANNKSIYSTIVREHQEISSNKVLEEALTWEDLTKMKYTWKVATEIMRVNPPVALSFRRAKQDIEYGGYIIPKGWQVLISLSMTHMDDSIFQNPTMFDPTRFEKHAPSPSPPPFSYVPFGGGPRMCPGVELAKIETLAMIHRLVSAFAWELIKKDEPFKRVPMPEFDHGLLVQVKPLKETMVSCEA, encoded by the exons ATGATAGGGCAAACCATAGGCCTATTAAAGGCCATGAAAACCGATAGGGTCGAAAAATGGATTCAAGAAAGAATAACAAACCACGGTCCTGTTTGGAAAGCAAGTCTTTTTGGACACCCGACAATTGTTTTACATGGCCCGGCCGCAAATAAGTTCATATACACTTGTGAGGGGCTCACCAACACACAACCACCATCACTTAGCAGGATCTTTGGTCCTAAAAATGTCATGGAGTTGTCCGGAAATGATCACAAACGAGTCATAGCAGCCATAGTTTCATTTCATAAGGTTGAAGTGTTGAAGCAATATGTTGCCAAAGTAGATGAAGAAAGCCGACACCATCTTCAAATGCATTGGCATGGGAAACATGAGGTCCAG GTTCAACCCTTGATAAAGACCTTAACCTTCAACATAATTTGTTCTCTTCTTTTTGGGATTGAAAGAGGTCCCAAAAGAGAGAAATTTCTACCACTTTTCCATGATATGGTTAAAGGTCTGTTATCAATTCCAATCAATTTGCCTTTCACTAAATACAATCGCGCGATCAAAGCAAGGAAGAAACTTGTGCCGATGCTTATACATCTTATACATGAGAAAAGAGAGGCACTTAAGGAACAAAATGAACAAGGTGATCCTCATGAAGATCTAATCACTTCATTACTTAGCATCCGTGATGATAATGGCTCAACAATGATGTCCGAAGAGGAAATCATTGACAACATCATCGCTGTGATGTTTGCAGGATATGGCACAACCTCCGTCCTTGTTACCTTCTTCATTAGGCTTTTGGCTAACAACAAATCTATCTACTCTACTATAGTTCGGG AACATCAAGAAATTTCTAGTAATAAAGTATTGGAAGAAGCATTAACATGGGAAGACCTCACCAAGATGAAGTACACATGGAAAGTAGCAACTGAGATAATGCGGGTAAACCCTCCTGTGGCTTTGAGCTTCCGACGCGCTAAACAAGATATCGAGTATGGAGGATACATAATTCCAAAAGGATGGCAA GTTTTGATATCTTTATCCATGACACACATGGATGATAGCATTTTCCAAAATCCAACAATGTTCGACCCTACTCGATTTGAGAAACAcgcaccatcaccatcaccaccacctttTAGTTATGTCCCCTTTGGAGGCGGTCCGAGAATGTGTCCTGGTGTTGAGCTTGcaaaaatcgaaactttggccaTGATACATCGTTTGGTGTCAGCATTCGCTTGGGAACTAATTAAGAAGGATGAACCCTTCAAGAGAGTTCCAATGCCGGAATTTGATCATGGTTTGTTAGTTCAGGTCAAGCCCCTAAAAGAAACCATGGTGTCATGTGAAGCATGA